CGCTCAGGCGATCGCCGCGATGGGCGAGCAAGATCTGCGGCGTTTGGCGCTCTGGTCCGCGGCCCAGGCCTGCGAAATGGCCGCGATTGCCGAAAGGCCCTGGGTACAAGCCGCTTTGACGGCCATGCAGGAAGGGCGACCGCTACCACCCCCCTTCGACGACATGGAAGCCGCCCTCGCCCGTCTGCACGACGAGGACTTCGGACCAGTGGACGAGGGCGGAACCGAGCTTGTCGCCTCCATCGGACGAGCCGATCCGCGCGAATCGGCGCCGAATCCCTTCGACCTGGGGCCCATCCACCGGCCGTCATTCGCCCTGCCCACGATCGCCGACGCAGCCGAACCCGATGCCAGGGATGCCGCGATGACGACTCTGTATGCGACGGCCATGGTCTTCGGCCGGGAAGTCGATGTTCTCCTGGCAGCGGTCCGAACCGAATTCGGTCTCCCGCCTCGGTGATCAACCGACCCGGGCACTGGCCGGTTCGGGGCGACGAGTGCGAGCACTCCGTGAATCCACGATCAGCGGAATGTGTGGACGTCCCGAGCCGGCGCTGTCGGCGCGTGCGGCTGTGACTACAGGCTGAAAGCGATCGAGCGCAGGATCAGCGCAACGACGAACACCGCGGTGAACGCGAGATCGATCGAAAGCCCGCCTGCTCGCACCGGCCGCAGCACCCGCCGCACCGGCCCGATCACCGGCTCGGTGCAGGCATGAATCAACGGACGGGCCCGGCTCACCCACCGGGGGGCCGTGGCCAGCACCTCCACCCAATCCAGCACAAGCCGGGCGATCAGCAGCAATACGAACGCCGTCAAGATGTACCCGAGCAGGGTTCCGATCAGGCTCATGACGAACTCCTTGGTGATGGTCGCGCTGGACTTCTTATCAGTATCAACGCGGCCGACCAGACCGAAAGTGTCGCTTTCGTCTGGTTCTCAGCCGACTATCAGGTCGGGCCGCCCCGGTGAGGCCGACGGTATGCCCGGATTCACACGCCAGCTCAGCTGAGCGTGAGTGCCGCACCCGTTCTATTCGAACGTCCTCGGCGGGCACCCTCCAGCGAGCGGCACAAACCGACGAACCAGCCGGGGCCTACTGCGCGGCGGTCTGCCGCTTCGGCAGCTTCCACCCCGGCCGCGGAAAGTGGCAGGTGTAGCCGTCGGGGTAGCGCCGCAGGTAGTCCTGGTGCTCGCGCTCGGCCTCCCAGAACTCGCTCGCCGGGGTCACCTCGGTGACCACCTTGCCGGGCCAGAGACCCGAGTCCTCGACATCGACGATGGTGGCCAGCGCGACACGCTTCTGGTCGTCATCGAGATAGAAGATCGCCGAACGGTAGCTGGTACCGATGTCGTTGCCCTGACGGTCCTTCGTCGTCGGATCGTGGATCTGGAAGAAGAACTCCAACAGCGCCCGGTAGTCCGTCCCCGCTGGGTCGTAGACGATCTCCACGGCCTCCGCATGGCCCGGGTGATTGCGATACGTCGGGTGGTCGTTGCGCCCGCCGGTGTAGCCGACCCGTGTCGACAGCACCCCCGGCTGCTTGCGAATCAAGTCCTGCATGCCCCAGAAGCATCCGCCGGCCAGAATCGCCCTCTGTTTGTCGGTCACGCCTCCTCCTTCGTGAAGATTGCCCTCTCATGTCGGCCCCCTGTACAACCCGCGCTCCGGCCTGAAAAATCCCCACCCGGCCAGGCGTCACACTTCGGTCACCAATCGCTCAGGCCGGCCCCGCGATATAGCGACTGAGCGGATATTCGACGCCGCTATGGACCTGACAAATCGGTGCTCGCTGTCCTCGTTGGATATTTTGCGGCCGGTGCCACTAGCGTGAGGACGCGAATCTGGAACCGATCGCTGGGAGTGAGCGTGTCGTTGTCGACGATCGCGAAAGTGATAGTGCCGTACTCGGCACGGACTGCGCCAGTGCAGCGCACTATTCCAACCGTCGCATTCTGGACGATCTTCGTACTTGGCACGGCTGCCGGTGGGTACTACGTCAAGCAGGTCCTCGACATGCCGCAGATGATGATGCACCTCAGTGATCTCAGCGTGTATCAGATCGCCGGGAACCGTGTGGCCGACGGCATTTCCGTCTATGACACCCCGCTGCTGGGCTACACACGCGGCGTATGGGAATTCGTATACACGCCGTTCGCCGCGCTATTGTTCGTGCCGCTGGGTGAACTCCAGGGCGTTCTGTACACTTTCGTGGGCGCGTTCGGCAATTTCGCGATGCTGACCGCGTCGGTCTGGGCGGCATTGACGATCCTCGGCTACCGGCGTGACATGCGTTTGGCGCTGGCGGGCCTGTCGATCGCCGGAGTGCTGCTGTGGTGCGAACCGGTGCGGCAGACCATGGCTTTCGGGCAGATCAATATCCTCCTGCTGCTGCTCGTGCTGGCAGACATGGCGCTCCCCGACTCCTCGCGATGGAAGGGCGTGCTGACCGGGATCGCCGCCGGAATCAAACTGACCCCCGCCTTCTTCGTAATCTACCTTCTTGTCAGCGGTCGGTACCGGGCCGCCGCGTCGGCGATCGATGCGTTCGCCGCGACTGTACTTATCGGCTTCCTGGCTATGCGCAAGGATTCGCTGACATTCTGGAGCGGCGCGTTCGCGGACCCCACTCGTGTCGGCGTTCCGGAGAACCCGTCGAACGAGTCACTGCGGGGCATGGTCGCCCGGACCGTCGGCGTTGACGGCAGTCGCCAATTGCTCTGGCTGGCAGGCGCGGTCGCCATCGCTACGGCCTGCCTGTTCCTCGCGCGACGGCTGTCACTGACCGGACACGAACTACCGGCGGTGGTGCTGTGCGGACTCACCACCACCGCGGTGTCCCCGTACAGCTGGGTGCATCACTGGGTCTGGCTCGCGCCCCTGCTGATCTACCTGACCGACCTGGCATTGCGCCGCCGCGGTGTCGTCGCGGGGATCGGACTGACGGCGGCGGTCGTGGTCACATCGGGTGGCGTGCTGGCGTTCTTCGGCCGCACGGTAGGCACCATCCTCGACTATGGCTCGCACGGCAACCTCGAAGTGTTCTACCGCAACGCCTACATCTGGCTGACGCTCGCGCTGTTCGGGGCCGCCGCCGTGTACCTGCGGCGCTCCGCAGAACGAACACCGGCCACCTTCGCGCTCCCGATCCCGAGCACCGGCATCAGCGTGCGTGGTCTCTCAGCGGCCATGACCGGCCGCTCGGCCGAGCGCTCGGATCAACGTTCTGTCAACGGAACCCGGAAGTGCCAGGGACCGTTGTCGACGAAGAATCCGCGCTGAGGTCTGAACAGGTCCTGCCAGAGCAGCTTGTCGGCACGGATCCACAATTCCGTAGTGCCGGGATCCACAGCAGGAGCACAGTGCAGCGAGCCTTCTTGCCGGTTGACCCCGCCACCGAGCATCGATGGGCAGGAGTACTGTCCGCCCAGGTCGTCGACGATGACGAAACCCGATTCGAGGTGCAGCATCCGGCCGTGCGGCGCGTCGGGGTTGTCGTAATCCGGGGTCGACCCGCCCGGGACATACTCAGGGTGTTCCGGCTCCAGCTCGATGCGAGTCTGCACGCGGAACCCATCGGTGAACAGCTCCACCGAGAAGACTGTCACCGCAACATGATCCACGACGGCACGGTGGCCGACCGCAATGACCCGCAGCAGGTGGTCGAACTCGGGGAACACCGGCGGCTCCGGCGGCTGGTCCTGGTCTACCCGGAGCACCTGGGTCGCTGTCATCGTCGAAGCTGCCCGGCTGCGGCTGAGCGCGATCTCCGGGACGTCACCGGCGCAGGTCGCGCAGTACCACTCGTCGGGATCCAGACCTCCGACGAAGTTGCCTGTGTCGATACCGCACCGGGAGCACTGCAGGTCGGACATGACCGAGAGCGTATCGAAACACCGTCAGGTATCACTGCGACTTCGGGAAGCGCGACAAGCGCGGTGCGGCCGCCGAGAACTGGACGCAGAACCGAGTTCGTGCCGAGATGTCATCCAGCGTGAGAATGGGGCCGCTCGATCGTGTTCCGAGCCCGTGCCCACACCTCCTCCACCTCGAACTGGGCGGCCTGCCATGAGTCGGCGGCGACACCGACACGCCCGCGCCACTTCCGCATGATGTCCGTGTGCACCGGCCATCGCACGAAATGCCGCATGTCCTTCTCGGTTTCCCACACCGAAATCGAGCCGCCGCGCAACTCCGAGGGCCGACCCCACAGCCACAGGCCGACGGCGCCGTGCATCACCGGCCAGGTCCGGCCCAGCTCCATCCCGGTCTTGTAGATGAGCTGAACGTCCTCATCGGAGCCTGCCAGGAAGTCCGTCACGCTGACGAACACCGATCCGGACAATCCTTGACGGGGACCGGCTTGCCACGGCATGAGCACAGTGCCCTCCGAAAACGGCTGGGCGCCGGTCATGGCTTCACTCGCCCGGTCGAAGAGACTCGGCCGGATGGAAATATAGTAAGCATAAGTAGATAGTACACATGCGCATATTTTTTATCCGACCAGCCCTTCAAGCCAGCCGATCCTCGGCACAGCACGCGGTAGCTTCGACCAGACAGCAGCGGTACTCAAGCCTCGTCACGCCAGTACCGCAGCGGACTGGACGGCTCGACTTCCTCGACATCGAGTGACCTGTCGGCCCGCAATGCCTCGATGAGTTCCGGACTGCCGGCGATACCGGTCCAGGGCAGGTCGATCTCGGTCGCTACAAACCACATCCGGTCCGCGGGCCACATGAGGTTCGGGCTGTTGATCGTTCGTGGCCACCCCGGAACCAGATCGGTAGCTCCCCACTGCCCAGCCTCGCTGAGCGGTCCACGAAACAGCAGGTAGTCCCGCGCCGGAACCTGCAGTCGAGGCCCAGCCAGCACCTCCGGCGAAAAGGCCGGTGCGACAATGGGCGCGAACTCGGGATCGGCGGAGTCGTCCCCGCTGAACGCCACGGCCGCCGACGAGCTGCCGTAGATGTCGCCGAAACCGTCCCACAGGCCGAAATAACAATCATCCGGCGTGCCGGTATGCCCGGCGAGGATGTTCGACAGTCGCTGAAGCACCTCAGGGTCGAGGTTTCCTTCGCGGTCTTCTACCGGATCGGGATCGGAGGGATCCTCGTCGGGTCCGGCGGGATGAAACAGCCGGGCGTACCGCGCGAACCCGCTGGGTCCCAGTGCGCAAAGCTCGGTCCAAGGGTAACGACGGTTGATGAACCAGCGAGCCTTCGAGACGTCCAGCTCGTATCGCAGCGCCATGTTCTCAATCTAGCCAGCCGAGCAACACGATTCCCGACTACTACGACCGGAAGCCACTCCCGCGGTCCGTGCCGCGCTTGCGTGCTGGGACCGGCGTGGCGGTGGCCGGCCTTTGCCGACGACAGGCAGACCTTCTGCGTTCCGAGATGGGGGCCTGGAAGGATTCGGTGCATGAGTGCCACTGGGGACGATGTCCGCGCCTTTGCCTTGTCGTTGCCGGAGACATCTGAGGAGTTCACTTGGGGAATGCCGACTTTCCGTGTCGCGCGCAGGCTGTTTCTCACCCTCCCGGAAGCCGAGACCTCGATGGCGGTCCGTTGCCCCATAGTCGACCGCGACGAACTGGTTGTCGCCGAACCGAGCAAGTTCTGGATCGCCGCCCACGAAGCCAACAACGCGTGGGTCCGAGTGCGCCTCGCTGCTCTCGACGACCGAAACGAACTGCAAGCCATCGTTCTCGATTCATGGCGGCAGGCCGCACCCCGGCACCTACTCGACGATGCCAGGTGACAAGGCTGCCGCTTGTTACCGAACCTGGCTGCACATCCACCACTGCCAGGCGCACTCATTTCGGCATGTGCGCATACCCGAAACGACGACAGACTGCTGCAGGTGATGCCGGTCTGAAAGACTATCGCCCATGCGAAAAACGTTGAAAGTCAACGACGGCCAACTAGTGAGCTACATCGACCACGGCGGCACCGGGCCCGCGGTACTACTCCTGCACAGCTACCTGATGGACGCAGAAATGTTCGCCCCGCAGGTGGAGTCGCTCGGCGAAACGTTCCGGCTGATCGCGATGGACGAGCGCGGCCACGGCGGCACCCCGGCCGACCGCCCGTTCACCTACTGGGACGTGGCCCGCGACGCGCTCGGCCTGCTCGACGAGCTCGGGGTGGCCCGGTGCGCCGTGATTGGCACGAGTC
The DNA window shown above is from Nocardia sp. NBC_01730 and carries:
- a CDS encoding glycosyltransferase 87 family protein, with the translated sequence MSLSTIAKVIVPYSARTAPVQRTIPTVAFWTIFVLGTAAGGYYVKQVLDMPQMMMHLSDLSVYQIAGNRVADGISVYDTPLLGYTRGVWEFVYTPFAALLFVPLGELQGVLYTFVGAFGNFAMLTASVWAALTILGYRRDMRLALAGLSIAGVLLWCEPVRQTMAFGQINILLLLLVLADMALPDSSRWKGVLTGIAAGIKLTPAFFVIYLLVSGRYRAAASAIDAFAATVLIGFLAMRKDSLTFWSGAFADPTRVGVPENPSNESLRGMVARTVGVDGSRQLLWLAGAVAIATACLFLARRLSLTGHELPAVVLCGLTTTAVSPYSWVHHWVWLAPLLIYLTDLALRRRGVVAGIGLTAAVVVTSGGVLAFFGRTVGTILDYGSHGNLEVFYRNAYIWLTLALFGAAAVYLRRSAERTPATFALPIPSTGISVRGLSAAMTGRSAERSDQRSVNGTRKCQGPLSTKNPR
- a CDS encoding MmcQ/YjbR family DNA-binding protein, producing MSATGDDVRAFALSLPETSEEFTWGMPTFRVARRLFLTLPEAETSMAVRCPIVDRDELVVAEPSKFWIAAHEANNAWVRVRLAALDDRNELQAIVLDSWRQAAPRHLLDDAR
- a CDS encoding YggT family protein translates to MSLIGTLLGYILTAFVLLLIARLVLDWVEVLATAPRWVSRARPLIHACTEPVIGPVRRVLRPVRAGGLSIDLAFTAVFVVALILRSIAFSL
- the msrA gene encoding peptide-methionine (S)-S-oxide reductase MsrA is translated as MTDKQRAILAGGCFWGMQDLIRKQPGVLSTRVGYTGGRNDHPTYRNHPGHAEAVEIVYDPAGTDYRALLEFFFQIHDPTTKDRQGNDIGTSYRSAIFYLDDDQKRVALATIVDVEDSGLWPGKVVTEVTPASEFWEAEREHQDYLRRYPDGYTCHFPRPGWKLPKRQTAAQ